Part of the Puntigrus tetrazona isolate hp1 chromosome 10, ASM1883169v1, whole genome shotgun sequence genome is shown below.
GCCAGGACTGTCTGTTGTTCTTCATCTCTGAATGTGTggcagtttttaatttatttttatctgaacTTATATTGATGTAAATCGATGCGTTGACCAACATCACACTTCGAATGATTAATCCTCTGtcttttcaataaatgcattaatgatgCAATGAGCCCAAAAAAACTCACAGAGTCGCTGTTCACCAAGACAGCTGTGTCTCTCCTCCCACACTTAATGTATGCAGCATGAGATCTGTCTGTAAGAATATCCGCACAAAATGGAGTAAGCGTCCGTCGAGGCTGAGATAGCTTAGAAAATCCTCCGTTCAGCAGACATTTACTGTTGATGATTGAAAGATTAAACCTTTAACAATGGAACACGGATTATTTTCAGCTCCTTTTTTAACGTGTTTCGCTGCTCTTATTCTCTTTGCTCTGAGAACCGTCTGCGATGATTTGAGCTACAATATTCCGGAAGAAACGAAGCGCCAGTATGTGATTGGAAATATAGCGAAGGATCTGAGGATGGAAGTGAAGCAATTATCTGCTCGTAAAGCTCGGATAGAAACAGAGGACAGCAGCAAACGGTACTGTGATATTAATCTGAATTCTGGTGATTTAATCGTGACAGAGACAATAGATCGAGAGGAGCTTTGTGGATCACAAATTCCCTGCATTCTCAGTTATGAGCTCGTCCTGGAAAACCCTCTTGAAGTGCATCGTATAATTCTTCAAATTCAAGATATAAATGACAATACACCGCGATTTGCAAATGAGTATATAAAAATTGAAATCAGAGAATCAGCAATTAAAGGTCAGCGATTTCGTTTAGATGAGGCGCATGACACTGATATTGGACAAAATGCCATTAACAgctattcactgcagagaaatagacattttgttttaaatgttcacGATAGTGCAGATGGAGGGAAATACGCTGAACTCGTGTTGGAAAAGGAGTTGGATCGCGAGCAGCAGAAGGAGATAGATATGATACTCACAGCCACTGATGGTGGTTCACCGCAGAGGTCTGGCACTGCTGTCATACACATCACTGTTCTCGATGCTAATGATAATGTCCCGGTGTTTAGTGAGTCTGTTTATAAAGTCACTCTGGCTGAAAATACACCTTCAGGAACAGAAATAATCAGAGTGAGTGCAACTGATGCTGATGAAGGTCCAAACGGGGAAGTGACCTATGAATTTAGTAGAATGTCAGATAAAACtgctaaattattttctattaataaggAATCAGGGCAGATTGTTGTGATCGGAGAACTTGAttatgaaaaagacaaaaagtatGAAATGGGAATTCAAGCTAAAGATGCATCTGGATTGGCATCAACTGCTAAAATGATGATAGATATAACTGATGTTAATGATAATCCACCTAGAATCATCCTGAAATCTTTGAATAATCCAGTATCTGAAAACTCTGATCCAGGTACTGAGGTGGGAATCATTAATGTTCAGGACAAAGATTCAGGAGAAAATCGTCAGATTCGTTGTTCTGTTCAGCAAAATGTTCCTTTCAAACTGAACCCATCTGTTAAAAACTATTTCTCTCTGGTAACTACAAAAGCTCTAGACCGAGAGAAAGAATCTGATTATAACATTACCATCACAGCCACAGATGGGGGATCTCCACCATTATCCACCTCCAtgacaattcatttatttgtctcAGACGTGAATGACAATCCTCCTGTATTTGAGCAGCAGTCCTACAGTGCTTATATAAGTGAAAATAACAAACCAGGCACTTCTGTTTGTTCTGTCAGTGCAAATGACCCAGACTGGAGACAGAACGGGACTGTACTGTATTCTCTGGTTCCCAGTGAAGTCAATGGGGTCCCGGTGTCCTCCTTTCTATCTATTAATGGAGATACAGGGGTGATTCACGGTGTGAGATCATTTGATTATGAACAGTTCAGAAACTTGACTGTCAAAGTCGTTGCCAGAGACAATGGATCTCCAGCGCTCAGCAGTAACGTGACTGTCAAAGTCTTCATAACAGATGAGAACGATAACTCTCCACAGATATTATACCCTGTTCCTGATGGAAAGTCTCTAATGACTGAAATGGTCCCTAAAGCGactctctctggctctctggTGTCCAAGGTGATCGCTGTAGATGCTGACTCTGGACAGAATGCATGGCTGTCCTATCAGATTGTCAAATCTCCTGATCCTGGACTTTTCTCCATTGGTCTTCATAGTGGAGAGATCAAAACACAGCGAGACATTTCTGAATCTGACAATATGAAGCAGAACCTCGTTATTTCAGTGAAGGATAACGGACAGCCCTCTCTGTCTACAACCTGTGCTGTAAATCTACTGATTTCTGACAATCTTTCTGAAGTTCCTGAACTTAAAGATATGACTTATGAGGACAACTCTAAACTGACGTCTTACTTGATCATTGCATTAGTTTCTGTGTCCACCTTCTTCCTGACGTTCATCATACTGATCGTGGCAGTGAAGTTTTGTCACAGGAGAAAGCCCAGACTGTTGTTTGATGGAGCAGTAGCTGTTCCCAGCGCCTATCTTCCTCCTAACTATGCAGAGGTGGATGGAGCAGGAACTCTCCGCAGCTCTTACAATTATGACGCGTATCTAACCACAGGCTCGCGCACCAGTGACTTTAAGTTTGTGAACtcgtataatgaaaacacacttcCTGCCGGTGGGACTCTGAAAAAGGAGCACAATTTTCAGTTTGGCTCGAGCATGATAACACTTGAC
Proteins encoded:
- the LOC122353123 gene encoding protocadherin beta-7-like produces the protein MEHGLFSAPFLTCFAALILFALRTVCDDLSYNIPEETKRQYVIGNIAKDLRMEVKQLSARKARIETEDSSKRYCDINLNSGDLIVTETIDREELCGSQIPCILSYELVLENPLEVHRIILQIQDINDNTPRFANEYIKIEIRESAIKGQRFRLDEAHDTDIGQNAINSYSLQRNRHFVLNVHDSADGGKYAELVLEKELDREQQKEIDMILTATDGGSPQRSGTAVIHITVLDANDNVPVFSESVYKVTLAENTPSGTEIIRVSATDADEGPNGEVTYEFSRMSDKTAKLFSINKESGQIVVIGELDYEKDKKYEMGIQAKDASGLASTAKMMIDITDVNDNPPRIILKSLNNPVSENSDPGTEVGIINVQDKDSGENRQIRCSVQQNVPFKLNPSVKNYFSLVTTKALDREKESDYNITITATDGGSPPLSTSMTIHLFVSDVNDNPPVFEQQSYSAYISENNKPGTSVCSVSANDPDWRQNGTVLYSLVPSEVNGVPVSSFLSINGDTGVIHGVRSFDYEQFRNLTVKVVARDNGSPALSSNVTVKVFITDENDNSPQILYPVPDGKSLMTEMVPKATLSGSLVSKVIAVDADSGQNAWLSYQIVKSPDPGLFSIGLHSGEIKTQRDISESDNMKQNLVISVKDNGQPSLSTTCAVNLLISDNLSEVPELKDMTYEDNSKLTSYLIIALVSVSTFFLTFIILIVAVKFCHRRKPRLLFDGAVAVPSAYLPPNYAEVDGAGTLRSSYNYDAYLTTGSRTSDFKFVNSYNENTLPAGGTLKKEHNFQFGSSMITLDFTQNEDEVREV